Genomic DNA from Scylla paramamosain isolate STU-SP2022 chromosome 25, ASM3559412v1, whole genome shotgun sequence:
gagaaacacagatagacagaaacacagagagaaacacagacaaacagaaacagagataggaaagaaagagaccatcacacacacacacacacacacacacacacacacacacacacacacacacacacaagccatgaTCCTCACCATAACACAGTCTTAAACCCTAAAAATATCACAACTTCCATAAACAACTGGAAGAAAGTCAATGCCACGGGGAGCTGGGCGGGGCCGGAGGAGCTATATAAGAGGGCCACTCTCCTTCGCACAACGTCAATCCTTCAGCGTCCCTCCTATCACGATGACCTGCAGGGTGAGAGTCCACTCCTGTTTACATCTGTgtctctgcgtctctctctctttttttcttattatcttgaTGTTTCGGTGTCTAAATATAGTAGTCTTTAAATGCTCTTATACTCGatctgtttatctgtatctCTAAGTCTTcgtatttctttctgtctattgaTGTCTTATAACTCTGATATTGTGAAATGTAAATACAGGAGTCTTCAATTATCAGTTTGATAATCAGATCAGTTTATCTCTTGTtggtctctctgtgtctgtttcttcgtccttcttttttttttttttctagtatgttatttttactatattgttaattttctcttccaaCTTCTCCTCGTttgtttcatttcatcttttaaATCATATTCTTTTCAgtctcttttctcatcttcctccttctcgtctacttcttttttcttattttattttcaacacAATGACAATGTCATTTCActctctattcttcttccttccattttctccatCACAAActacttcccctcttcttcctcgtcattttttcctcctctgtaataaacaatatttctctctcctcttcatcttcttcatctcctcctctaccatACACAAtacttatctttcctcttcctcctaatgacaataacatatatcactatctctccctccacctctatCATAAAcagtactttttttcctcctcctcctgacaataacctctccctccccaccaggTATTCCTTCTAGCCGTGTTGGCAGCGGTGGCGTGCGCTGAGCCTGAAGTCAGCTCCCACGTCAGCATCACCACGGGAGGTCACACCACCTCCCACAGCTCCCACAGGCCCCACGCCCCCGCCCACGCTCCTGTCCCCCACCGCCCTGCCCCTCACCACCCAGCCCCTCACCACCCAGCTCCTCGTCTCCCGGTTCATCACGCCCCTGCCCCACGCCACCCCTGCTCCTCATCACCCCAGCTCCTCACCGCCCAGCCCCCGCCCCTCAGCCGTCCCCGTCCACCGCCCAGCCCCCGCCCCTCACCGTCCCGTCCACCGCCCAGCCCTCGCCCCTCACCGCCCCGTCCACCACTCCGCGCCCCGTCCCTCACCGCCCCGTCAACCACTCTGCCCCCGCCCCTCACCGTCCCCGTCCACCGCCCAGCCCCCCGTCCCTCACCGCCCCGTCCACCGCCCAGCCCCCGTCCCTCACCGCCCCGTCCACCATCCATCCCCCGCCCCATCCTACACTCCTGAACCCATTTACAGGCCAACCTACGAGCCAGAACCCACCTACCAAGCCCCAGAGCCTACCTACCATGCTCCTGAGCCTACTTATGAGGAGCCTGAGTCTTCCTATGAACACGGCCCACCTGCCCCGACCTATGCTCCTCATAGACCCACCTACGCCCCCAGACCCACCTATGCTCCTCCTACCTCAACCTACGGCCCACCCATCTCTTCCTATGCTCCGCCAACCCCCTCCTACGGCACCCCTCATCACTAACACTGAGGGAGATGATGTGATTGATGTGTTTCTGTAAGGATTTATTTATCGACGAACTTCAACGAGCATCAATtaaacctgcaaaaaaaaatgttggctctgttatttatctttttgtgaaacgcgcgcgcgcacacacacacacacacacacacacacacacacacacacacacacacacacacacacacacacacacacacacacacacacacacacacacacacacactacacaaacacacaccacacacacacacacagagagagagagagagagagagagagagagagagtactgtttCATCTTCCTCGTTACGTTAGCGGAAGGAAACAGCGTAAAATCTGGTGAAAAATTAATGTTAAGATAAGAAACGCGTCATTTGCAGACCTAAGGAAGAAATGACAGATGGAGGCTTGGCTTCATGTTAGAGAACTGTGGTAATTCATTtaactattcatttatctatattcATCATATGATTAATTTAATATAAGAGGAGCAAATTTATGTTAAGAGGCAAATCATGCGCAAATCAAAGGATACTTCCGTAAATACGATTGCACTCAATTTTCTGCAATTGAAACCTATTAAaatttacctgagagagagtgaagatgcACTATTAGACGCTGAATTGATTTTGTATGAAATGCTGCACAGAATAAAGCTTCATCTCAGCAAAGTTTTGAGTTATAGCGAGCTGAGGTCAGGCGTTCTGTTGTTTGTAAAATCAAGCTTTAAGACTCAGtttcttttcttgcatttttttttcagttcattattTCTAAGCATATCATGACAACAACGTAAAACTCTCAAGCTTCAAACGAGACCACAATGAGCTTCCTTCGATCAACAGTAAGCTTACATCGCGTGCTGCAAGAGACTaaatgaaaaatgcaaaaaaatattcaagaatTTTCACCCATTAAATGTAATCTTAATGGAACCAAATACACACCATCAGACACAGAATTAAATGTACCACTGATATGTGTAACAGACCGTCAACTCGTGCAACGCTTTGAGTAATAATGAGCTGAGTTGGTAATTGTCTGGCAAGGCGCTGCTATAGACGCAGTGTGTAGGTGTTCCGCGCTGGGAGTGTGGCGACGCTGGCTCATCCCTTTTCTGGTTCATTTTGTGTTTGACTAATATCTAATGACTAaaaacgcgagagagagagagagagagagagagagagagagagagagagagagagagagagagagagagagagagagagagataccctaCCGTCACCTCACCccacactctttttttttttttttttttcatgtgttcctgtctcaccctctcccctccgtGAACTACCACCACTCTCCCAGTCTGGCGGAGTTCTATACATGCTGCTATACTCAGCCATTAATTTTACGGCTATTGCTCAGATGAATTTGACAGCAAGCCTCCCCTATCAGTGGCCTCGCTACACTGAACTTTCTCctctactctttctcttgctcagtCCACCCTTGTCAAAATAAATGTTACGCTGTTTTGTTCCATTTGTTAGGTCTTTCACTGGTAAAGTTTGAAGAAAttagtcttgttttcctttcctttaagttttcctgttattttatttttttttcctgttgattattttttttttccgtttttattttttactcggTGCGTTTCCATTTGCCAAGTCTTTCACTCATAAACTTGGAAGATAATAATCATGTTGTCTTTTCCTTGAAGTCTTcgtggttattattttttctgattatttttttctatttctatttttactcGAAGCCTTTTCATTTTGTCAAGTCTTTCACTCCTAAACTTTGAAGATATTAACATTGTCTTTCATGGGGatcgccgtggtacagtggaacctcgtgCGTTATGGGGTGCAAAGGGTCttcaggcgcacgggttcgaatcctggccacggtccgagggtaggaagggcatcaaTTCGGGGTAACGGTTCCTAAATACCGAGTCAAAAGTTAGAAGGCACTGTCCAGGCCTGATAAACTAGAGAACCCGAAGGTAAAACCGAAGAAAAATTTTAAgacttcctattttttctctgtttttccgataatttatttttttctttttatatttttactgcatgtttttttttttttcatttgtcatATCTATTGCTGAATTCAGTAAATATtgtctttcctcctgttttacTACTATTCATTTACTATGTCCAGCATATTCATGTATAACTTGATGCCTTTCCATTTGTCAtgtcatccataaatttgtgtaatcttttaaaactccctaatgaccCAGTAATAATAATCTGATTGCTAAGCCTATGTCATTAATTTGCTActttatttgaaaaccaataccttccaatcttttttttttcatttagctTTATCAAGCTTAAACCCATTATTTATTGCTTCATCATGATTACTGAGAGctataaccatcaccaccaccaccaccacaacacgcgtcccacaaacacacatcagGTGGCTGCCAACATTTTCCTGCTGAACTCATTTCCTTCACTAGTCGCCCTTCACACGCAACACACTCATCATGCACTTGACCCTCGTGGGTATGCGCAGCAGCTCCCTCAGGTAATGAGATGAAGGTTGAACCAGCTTTTTACCTGCAATGCTCTCTGACTTCATGCATCGTTCTCACACATAAAACAGAATATCATAtagttcattttctcttcccagTATTATAAGGTTTCTATAATTCTCAGCAAAGTAATGATATGAAGAGAGAAGCAACGATCTATTGGCAATGCTTTGTGAATTTTAAATGTATCGTTCTAACAGCGACTTTCATatagttttttctctctctctctctctctctctctctctctctctctctctctctctctctctctctctctctctctctctctctctctctctctctctctctctctctctctctctcttcctggtgTCATAAGATTTATATAATTTGCATCCAAAGGAGAAGTAGAGGCTCAAATACTTTTAGTGAAAGAAATATTGCAGAAATTGGTACAACATTGGCATTAATCCATCTCGCCTTTTGCTGTTGGCTGTGACTTTATAAACTTCGGGCAAAGTTATGGATACTATAGAGGACAATCAGGAAgtaggagagacagagggagagtcGGAAGACAGAAGGTGGAGAGCAGTGATCTACTttaggtctttaagtggtataggtgatataacaagggtgatgtaaggaaaattatcagggtcagtaatcaggattgaacaagaaataatgggttttaAACTTGAAAacgttacattaaaaaaataaataataaataaatagagtggtagatgcatggaatggactcaataatcaggttgttagtgttgagtcattagggagctttaaaaaaaattagacaaGGCCATGGATAGTAAAGACAGATGCCCTGTGTAAACCTGATGGTtgcttgcagcttcccttatttatctTATGCCCTTATGTACTTaactcttcacttccttctcttccctcacttcctccacccttctagttttatctgtttctcttctaTCCTCACATTCTTTACTAGTGCTTTGCTTTTCATCTCCGTTTtgttcctcactttcctctttgttCCCTTGTTCATTTCCCAAGTGGTGACAGGCAATCAAGTTAGAGGAGCAAAACATGTACTAATCATCAGGTAGGAAGACACAAGTGAACTGGTGAAAGGCCTAATGAGGTGACCAGGCGGTGAGGTAACCTATCTCACATCGCTGGCGTTCCCTAGTGAACCACGTCCAGGCTTTCCCTTCCACTACACTCTGCTTACTGCGCCTCCTGCTGAATGCACAGGTACACTACACTTGGGCCATCACAGCAGCTACTGAATACATCCCCTATGCCTCTCACACGAAGATCAACCACATTACCAATACCTAAAGTGAGCTATGTTATGCTATATTAGGTTAgcctaggttaagtttggtaaagttaagttagattgggATAGGTTAGatacattagattaggttaggttatattaagttaggttaggttaggttagaagattaagataggttaggtaatgtaatgtaatgttaagtaaggtgaggtgaggtgaggtgaggtgaggcaaggtaaggtaaggtaagataagataacgtaaggtaaggtaaggtgaggtgagatatggtaaggtaagataaggtaaggtgcggtgaggtgaggtgaggtgagataagACATGGTACGATAAGGTAATGGCAATACAAGACATGATAATCTTAGGTAAGTTAAAGCTAGGTAAGATATGAAAGTTAAGGTACTACAAGTTAAGGTAAAGAAAGATAatcaaaataagggaaggtaagACAAGTTAGTTAAGGTCAGGCAAGGTTACGTGAgatgaggtaaggtaaggtggcCAAATGTAATCTTACCCCACCATCGTTATAACATCAGAAGGTAGAAATGAAACGCGTCTGATGTCAACCATTGCCTTCCTCACTTGTTTACACAATGAGAGGCCAAAGGAGCCATTACACTCAAGATCAAGAGTAAGGAGGCAGGTGATGAACTTGCCACACTGCCTCCATTACCCACTTCCCAGTACATTACGTCGTCATCGGCGAGGCAAGCGATAACACATTCCACAACCATGAAGGTGAATAAAACAATTGCCCAACCTCTTACCTCAAGCAGTTTCGTCTTCCTCACCGCCATCTCCCTGCCCACCGCCGCCCGCCGGCCACACTCGCCCTAAGCTTGTTCCTGCCGCCTCTCAGTCCCATAGCACTCCACACAGCACATAAGAAAGCAAGCAACACTCCGGCACTCTACTGAATCACTCTATCACTTATAAGCGTCAGTCTTATAGAGCAATGGAACAAATCGTCGGTAACAAATGTCCGTCACCGCCACAACAAAGCACGCACGCGCCACTTCACTGTCTTCGCTCACGGGCCGGACAtttaagttttctctctccttttcataacTGAAGAGGTAAATTACTCAACAATAACACTTgtggtatgtaaaaattataCGTGATATTTTTGTGGTGAAGAATATTAGGCAGATGTTCATATTTTGTGTATCATTATAAGGTTTGGTTATATTTTTGTCAGGGCAACCAACACTTCCGGGAAATGCAACACTTAAGTAATCCCTTCACAGAATTCTTACGATTATTCCAGTCCATTTCTCTCTGGTTGAAAACTATAACGAAAAGAACAGTCAAGTAATGAagcaaaaatgcaataaaattattgatattattactgctatttttCAGCCTTATATCGCCCTGGTTGGCAGGCCTGCTGTTGTTTGGGCGACACCGGATATACGTACAGGGTCTGCATTCAGAAACATTTTGGGTTCTCATCAGGACCATGTTCAAGGATCACATAATTGTTAAGTCGAGGTCTCAAGAGTCTTTCCCCTATTGGTGATGTTGAAAACTTGTTAAACTCTCGCAtgaatcacgaaaaaaaataaataaaaatagaaaacccCAAAGACATCATGAATACTTTAGTTCAAGATTTATGAATACTTTACTCCACACTTATTAGTTAGCTCTTTATTATGGAGTCAC
This window encodes:
- the LOC135113380 gene encoding uncharacterized protein LOC135113380 — translated: MTCRPCWQRWRALSLKSAPTSASPREVTPPPTAPTGPTPPPTLLSPTALPLTTQPLTTQLLVSRFITPLPHATPAPHHPSSSPPSPRPSAVPVHRPAPAPHRPVHRPALAPHRPVHHSAPRPSPPRQPLCPRPSPSPSTAQPPVPHRPVHRPAPVPHRPVHHPSPAPSYTPEPIYRPTYEPEPTYQAPEPTYHAPEPTYEEPESSYEHGPPAPTYAPHRPTYAPRPTYAPPTSTYGPPISSYAPPTPSYGTPHH